From the genome of Lentilactobacillus buchneri, one region includes:
- the spxB gene encoding pyruvate oxidase has product MTKMIAGQALVKVLEDWGVDHVYGIPGGSINHTVEGLYLEKDKMKYIQVRHEEVGAIAASADAKFTGKIGVAFGSAGPGATHLFNGLYDAKMDHVPVLALVGQVPQPTMNTNYFQEMDETPMFSDVSVYNKQVTTADQIPYVVNQAIKEAYRQKGVAVVILPEDLTSQEIDYTPTRTPLTVADDFKQSVDPKAVDDTLKMIKEAKHPLIYAGRGLLGARDTLTKFSEQFNIPVMNSVPATGVISTDHPNFVGATGRLGTKSGFEAIQNADLILFLASEYPFANYWPQDTKMIQVNNNPYDIGKRIDVDYAVIADAKSYLQAMINTGESRPKDAWLEANQENKQNWDKWLEQLADDDSDGLNAESVTKKIAELAGPNDTYAVDTGNVSEWGVRGLPMNKNQRFAISGLFATMGFGLPGGLAGALSVPDAQAWSLSGDGGFAMVAPDILTEVRYKLPVINVVFSNDRFGFIWYEQMQTKQHFYGVDLNDADWAKVAEGLGAIGFTVKSIKDLDEVFAKIKDLQASGNQKPIVIDAKIKQDDPVATAFMPLDAQKYGEETAEGFAKQYHIDRKQQPSLEELLRSKEK; this is encoded by the coding sequence ATGACTAAGATGATTGCAGGACAAGCTTTAGTTAAAGTACTTGAAGACTGGGGCGTGGACCACGTCTATGGAATTCCCGGCGGCTCAATTAATCATACTGTCGAAGGACTCTACCTTGAAAAAGATAAAATGAAGTATATTCAGGTCCGTCATGAAGAGGTTGGCGCCATTGCAGCTTCTGCTGATGCCAAATTCACCGGAAAAATCGGTGTCGCATTTGGTTCAGCCGGCCCTGGTGCAACACACTTATTCAACGGATTATATGATGCCAAAATGGACCATGTTCCAGTGTTGGCGTTAGTTGGCCAAGTGCCACAGCCAACAATGAATACCAATTACTTCCAGGAAATGGATGAAACCCCGATGTTCAGCGACGTTTCGGTTTATAACAAACAAGTCACAACCGCTGATCAGATTCCTTACGTTGTTAACCAAGCAATCAAGGAAGCTTATCGCCAAAAGGGTGTTGCCGTGGTTATCTTGCCAGAAGACTTAACCTCTCAAGAAATTGATTACACACCAACTCGCACGCCATTAACGGTTGCTGACGATTTCAAACAGAGCGTGGATCCGAAAGCTGTCGACGACACTTTGAAGATGATTAAAGAAGCCAAGCACCCATTGATTTATGCAGGCCGTGGCTTGTTGGGCGCTCGCGACACCTTAACCAAGTTCTCTGAGCAGTTTAACATTCCTGTGATGAACAGTGTGCCAGCCACCGGTGTGATCAGCACCGACCATCCTAACTTTGTCGGAGCGACTGGCCGTCTGGGCACTAAGTCAGGATTTGAGGCGATTCAAAACGCCGATTTGATCTTATTCTTAGCTTCAGAGTATCCATTTGCCAACTATTGGCCACAAGATACCAAGATGATCCAAGTCAACAATAACCCTTACGATATTGGTAAACGAATCGACGTTGATTACGCCGTTATCGCTGACGCCAAGAGTTACTTACAAGCAATGATTAATACTGGTGAGAGTCGGCCAAAAGATGCTTGGCTCGAAGCCAACCAAGAGAATAAGCAGAACTGGGACAAATGGCTCGAGCAATTGGCTGATGATGACAGCGATGGTTTGAACGCCGAATCAGTTACCAAGAAGATTGCCGAGTTGGCTGGTCCTAACGATACCTATGCTGTCGATACTGGAAATGTTTCAGAGTGGGGTGTCCGTGGCCTGCCAATGAACAAGAACCAACGCTTCGCAATTTCCGGATTGTTTGCAACCATGGGCTTTGGCCTTCCTGGCGGTCTTGCTGGTGCTTTGAGCGTTCCAGATGCGCAAGCTTGGTCACTCTCTGGTGATGGTGGTTTTGCCATGGTCGCCCCAGACATTTTGACTGAAGTTCGCTACAAGCTGCCAGTGATCAACGTGGTCTTCTCAAATGACCGCTTCGGCTTTATCTGGTACGAACAAATGCAGACCAAGCAACACTTCTACGGTGTTGACTTGAACGATGCTGACTGGGCCAAAGTTGCTGAAGGCTTGGGTGCAATTGGCTTCACTGTCAAGAGCATTAAGGATCTCGATGAGGTCTTTGCTAAGATCAAGGATCTGCAGGCCTCTGGCAATCAAAAGCCAATCGTTATCGATGCCAAGATCAAGCAGGACGATCCGGTCGCAACTGCCTTTATGCCGTTGGATGCTCAAAAGTACGGTGAAGAGACCGCTGAAGGATTTGCAAAGCAATATCACATTGATCGCAAGCAACAACCATCATTGGAAGAACTGCTGCGTTCAAAGGAAAAGTAG
- a CDS encoding alpha/beta hydrolase, translated as MKLANIKPSKFKTLILPLTAITAGSFWVSLKLFDIAFKRVDYVPETSKEKQQYADLYYQYVDWFHQMPSEEWYLNRNDPDKRMVATYIPAEGISKKTVIIAHGYKGNRETMANYAKMFHEMGFNVLTPDDRGHGESAGKYISFGWLDRLDYLKWIDQVIDHVGEDGKILLFGVSMGGATVEMLSGERLPTQVKAIIADCGYSSIKEELTYLLKKQYHLPEYPVEPMVSEINKRAAGFGLNSASSVKQLAKNKRPILFIHGGKDTYVPAHMAYENYQATHAPKQIWIVPNATHAESFWYDPVAYKRRVQEFLRTYF; from the coding sequence ATGAAATTAGCAAACATCAAACCATCAAAATTCAAAACACTGATTTTACCGCTGACGGCTATTACTGCCGGCAGTTTTTGGGTTAGTCTCAAACTCTTTGACATCGCGTTTAAGCGGGTCGATTATGTCCCTGAAACTTCGAAAGAAAAGCAGCAGTACGCCGATCTCTACTATCAATATGTGGATTGGTTCCATCAAATGCCCTCTGAAGAATGGTATTTGAACCGCAATGATCCCGACAAGCGGATGGTGGCAACCTACATTCCGGCCGAGGGCATTTCCAAGAAGACGGTCATCATTGCCCATGGGTATAAGGGGAACCGGGAAACAATGGCCAATTACGCCAAAATGTTTCACGAAATGGGCTTTAATGTCCTGACACCCGATGACCGTGGGCATGGTGAGAGTGCCGGCAAATACATCAGTTTTGGCTGGCTGGATCGTTTGGATTACCTGAAGTGGATCGATCAAGTCATTGACCACGTTGGCGAAGACGGTAAAATCTTACTTTTCGGCGTCAGTATGGGTGGTGCGACGGTGGAAATGCTGTCGGGTGAACGCCTGCCTACTCAGGTCAAAGCCATCATTGCCGATTGCGGCTATTCAAGCATTAAGGAAGAACTCACTTATCTGTTGAAGAAACAGTATCATCTCCCGGAATATCCGGTTGAACCAATGGTGAGTGAAATTAACAAACGGGCTGCCGGATTTGGCCTCAACAGTGCTTCATCGGTCAAACAGCTGGCCAAGAACAAACGGCCAATTCTATTTATCCATGGCGGCAAAGACACTTATGTGCCGGCCCACATGGCTTACGAGAACTACCAAGCCACCCACGCACCCAAGCAAATCTGGATTGTCCCAAACGCCACGCATGCCGAGAGTTTCTGGTATGATCCGGTGGCTTATAAGCGGCGGGTTCAGGAATTTCTGAGAACTTATTTTTAA
- a CDS encoding prephenate dehydratase — translation MKFSVLGPAGTFADAAAKAYLKTQPLTNVTFDYHPTFDQVYQAVSGDNLGLLPLENQLDGYVSATLQRLQTANVTEIGEVTIPVDFGLVANVADLQQIKRLYVQFKTEGQCQKLLSTIPNVQIITTSSNMISLEKFQSGQPGDAAIIPQSQMGDLSAPLMMDNVADQDDNSTRFIVFKSRRAHLDRLAQQTLVTDQFKAPLFVTPAFNDHPGTLYNILGYFAASQLNLVALMSLPTKTQLGVYSFYLEVSGTRDQQADLFKTLERMAANYQVHPLGYYAV, via the coding sequence ATGAAATTTTCAGTCCTCGGGCCAGCCGGCACCTTTGCCGACGCAGCCGCGAAAGCTTATCTTAAAACCCAGCCATTAACCAACGTGACTTTTGACTATCATCCCACTTTCGATCAAGTCTACCAAGCCGTTTCCGGCGACAACCTTGGTTTATTGCCATTAGAAAACCAGCTTGACGGTTATGTGTCCGCAACCCTTCAACGCCTGCAGACCGCCAACGTCACGGAAATCGGCGAAGTCACCATTCCAGTTGATTTTGGCCTGGTAGCAAACGTTGCTGATTTACAACAAATTAAACGACTTTATGTTCAATTCAAGACTGAGGGTCAGTGCCAGAAGTTATTGTCAACCATCCCCAACGTGCAAATCATCACCACATCATCAAACATGATTTCACTGGAGAAGTTCCAGTCCGGCCAGCCGGGCGACGCGGCGATCATCCCCCAATCGCAGATGGGCGATTTATCCGCACCGTTAATGATGGATAATGTCGCAGACCAAGACGATAACAGCACGCGGTTCATTGTGTTCAAATCAAGACGAGCGCACCTGGATAGGCTTGCCCAGCAAACATTAGTGACTGACCAGTTCAAGGCACCACTATTTGTCACGCCGGCTTTCAACGATCACCCGGGAACCCTCTACAACATTCTCGGCTACTTTGCGGCCAGCCAATTAAATCTGGTGGCATTAATGTCCTTGCCGACCAAAACGCAGTTAGGGGTCTATTCATTTTATCTCGAAGTCTCTGGAACCCGTGATCAGCAAGCTGATCTCTTTAAGACGCTTGAGCGAATGGCTGCCAATTATCAGGTTCATCCCCTCGGCTACTATGCTGTCTGA
- a CDS encoding ketopantoate reductase family protein, giving the protein MKFAMIGAGAMGLRYGILLQEAGNDVTFIDTWQPHIDKIREQGGVYVMRDHKDRHLTKIKLETPETFDGHPDMFIFFTKQMQLQDYLDRCSHFFHEDQYAFTAMNGMGHIEKLQKYFADDKIIGGTALIATVLPGPGEVDFMGKRGAGKMNMCPLNEKPDAMCQALFDELQKAKMNPTLTDDFTGTLMTKVIFNSVINTICTMFELPMGEFGNFKGAYQMGRQLIDEAYDICARADIKLVSSRDEEMAALDHNTRIDMPLHYPSMYQDMIKDRPTEVDYINGYIAELGRKYHYEASTHLFVTQAVHLAEFHRQNLAKQRAIKAKQEAPAAQTA; this is encoded by the coding sequence ATGAAGTTTGCAATGATTGGTGCAGGCGCAATGGGATTACGATATGGTATTTTACTGCAAGAGGCTGGCAACGATGTCACATTTATCGATACATGGCAGCCACATATCGACAAGATTCGTGAACAGGGTGGTGTATATGTGATGCGTGATCATAAGGACCGCCATTTGACTAAGATTAAATTGGAAACCCCAGAAACCTTTGATGGCCATCCGGACATGTTTATTTTCTTTACCAAACAAATGCAGCTGCAAGATTATCTTGATCGCTGTTCACATTTCTTCCACGAAGATCAATACGCCTTCACTGCGATGAATGGGATGGGCCACATTGAAAAACTACAGAAGTACTTCGCTGATGACAAAATCATTGGCGGAACCGCGTTAATTGCGACCGTGCTTCCCGGTCCCGGCGAGGTTGACTTCATGGGTAAGCGGGGTGCCGGCAAGATGAACATGTGCCCACTCAACGAAAAGCCGGACGCAATGTGCCAGGCACTCTTCGATGAACTGCAAAAAGCCAAGATGAACCCAACCTTAACGGATGACTTCACCGGAACTTTGATGACCAAGGTTATCTTTAACTCAGTTATTAACACGATTTGTACCATGTTCGAGTTACCAATGGGTGAATTTGGCAACTTCAAAGGGGCTTATCAAATGGGCCGGCAATTGATTGATGAAGCCTATGACATTTGTGCCCGAGCTGATATCAAATTAGTTTCCAGCCGTGACGAAGAAATGGCTGCCCTTGACCACAACACCCGAATCGATATGCCGCTTCATTACCCATCAATGTATCAGGATATGATTAAGGACCGGCCAACTGAAGTTGATTACATTAACGGCTACATTGCCGAACTTGGCCGTAAATACCATTATGAAGCCAGCACCCATTTGTTTGTTACCCAAGCTGTTCACCTGGCAGAATTTCATCGTCAGAATTTGGCCAAGCAACGTGCCATCAAGGCTAAGCAGGAGGCCCCAGCAGCTCAGACAGCATAG
- a CDS encoding cupredoxin domain-containing protein, with protein sequence MKIVVLIAGLALIGFIGWWFFGKHQVAQTNAKVNDDQQIVDVEVKGGYSPEVVVLKQGVPATLNFTRTDSSSCLDRVVFSDFGINQALPQNQKESVEIDTSQSGEFQRACGMDMFHGKLVIK encoded by the coding sequence TTGAAAATAGTTGTTTTAATTGCTGGATTAGCCTTGATTGGTTTTATCGGCTGGTGGTTCTTCGGCAAGCACCAAGTTGCTCAAACCAACGCCAAGGTTAACGATGATCAGCAAATCGTCGATGTTGAGGTCAAAGGTGGCTATTCACCGGAAGTGGTTGTGTTGAAGCAAGGCGTTCCCGCGACCCTGAACTTTACCCGAACAGATTCATCATCCTGTTTGGATCGAGTCGTCTTTTCGGACTTTGGAATCAACCAAGCGTTACCGCAGAACCAAAAAGAATCAGTTGAAATCGATACCAGCCAATCCGGAGAGTTCCAACGGGCCTGCGGAATGGATATGTTTCACGGCAAATTAGTGATTAAATAA
- a CDS encoding cupredoxin domain-containing protein: protein MNENKQTVNVTVAGGYQPSVIKLKQGVPAEINFKRINDQGCLDVVHSNELGFSEELPVNVTKTVQVPTDQAGEFGFSCGMDMFKGKVEVV, encoded by the coding sequence ATGAATGAAAATAAACAAACAGTTAACGTAACCGTCGCCGGGGGCTATCAGCCATCTGTCATCAAATTGAAGCAGGGTGTGCCAGCCGAAATCAATTTCAAACGGATTAATGACCAGGGGTGCTTGGATGTTGTCCATTCCAATGAACTCGGCTTTTCTGAAGAACTCCCAGTCAACGTCACCAAGACGGTTCAAGTGCCAACGGACCAGGCTGGCGAATTTGGTTTTAGCTGTGGCATGGACATGTTCAAAGGGAAAGTTGAGGTTGTCTAA
- a CDS encoding copper-translocating P-type ATPase produces MTITKRFWIALIFSLPMLAEMILKPFGWMMPGGEWTMFILTTIVMIVAAGPFINSAWASFKKHHSNMDTLVAIGTTTAYVYSIYAMATHQPVFFESAAFVTTFVLLGQVFEERMRNNASNAVEKLVNLQAKDAEVVRDGKIVRVPISEIVVGDLIKVRPGEKIAVDGQIVSGSSTIDESMITGESMPVEKKAGDSVVGATVNGTGTFTFKAAKVGKNTMLAQIVELVKKAQNSHAPIQGLTDKVSEIFVPLVLIIAISTFLIWYVFIGASVANALIFAVSVVVIACPCALGLATPTALMVGTGRSARMGILIKNGEVLEAVNDVKTVIFDKTGTITVGKPQVTDIVGDASQVLKIAASLEASSEHPLATAIIKNAKEHGIDYSPAENFSAIEGKGVRAVVDGKSAFVGNAKLLNDVEVSDTFKQQMATLQSQAKTVVFVGQGHQIIGLIAIQDAPKPTSKDAISALKSQGLKTVMLTGDNQAVSQAIASQVGIDQVVADVLPADKADQVKQFQSAGKVAFVGDGINDAPALSTADVGIAMGSGTDIAIESGGIVLVKNDLRDVYKALELSKKTFNRIKLNLFWAFVYNVLGIPVAAGVFYFIGMTLSPELAGLAMALSSLSVVTSSVLLNRTKITPSAQVA; encoded by the coding sequence ATGACTATCACAAAACGATTTTGGATCGCACTGATTTTTTCGCTGCCAATGTTGGCGGAGATGATTCTAAAGCCATTCGGCTGGATGATGCCTGGCGGGGAATGGACAATGTTTATTCTGACCACGATCGTGATGATCGTCGCAGCCGGCCCATTCATCAATAGTGCCTGGGCATCGTTTAAAAAACACCACTCCAATATGGACACCCTAGTGGCGATCGGAACGACCACGGCATATGTTTACAGCATTTATGCGATGGCAACTCACCAGCCGGTGTTCTTTGAAAGTGCAGCATTCGTGACCACATTTGTTCTGCTTGGACAGGTCTTTGAAGAACGGATGCGCAACAATGCCTCCAATGCCGTTGAAAAATTGGTCAATTTACAGGCGAAAGATGCCGAAGTTGTCCGTGATGGCAAGATTGTCAGAGTCCCAATCTCAGAGATTGTCGTCGGTGACCTCATCAAAGTTCGGCCAGGTGAAAAGATTGCTGTTGACGGCCAAATCGTCAGTGGGTCATCAACGATTGACGAATCAATGATTACTGGCGAAAGTATGCCGGTTGAAAAAAAGGCCGGTGATTCAGTTGTTGGCGCTACAGTCAATGGGACTGGAACGTTCACTTTCAAAGCAGCCAAAGTGGGCAAAAACACCATGCTGGCTCAGATCGTCGAATTGGTCAAAAAAGCTCAGAATAGTCATGCGCCAATTCAAGGATTAACCGATAAAGTCTCGGAAATCTTTGTCCCGCTGGTATTGATAATCGCCATTTCAACCTTCTTAATCTGGTACGTCTTCATTGGTGCCAGCGTTGCCAACGCCCTGATCTTTGCAGTCTCAGTGGTCGTCATTGCCTGCCCATGTGCACTCGGCTTAGCAACACCAACCGCCTTAATGGTGGGAACCGGCCGCAGTGCCCGAATGGGAATCCTGATTAAAAATGGTGAAGTTTTAGAGGCTGTCAACGATGTTAAAACAGTCATTTTTGATAAGACCGGAACGATTACGGTTGGTAAGCCCCAAGTCACAGATATTGTTGGCGACGCCAGCCAAGTCTTAAAGATTGCCGCAAGTTTGGAAGCCTCATCCGAGCATCCATTGGCAACCGCAATTATCAAGAATGCCAAGGAGCACGGCATTGATTACTCACCTGCTGAAAACTTTTCAGCCATTGAAGGCAAGGGCGTTCGAGCCGTGGTGGATGGAAAAAGTGCCTTTGTCGGCAATGCCAAGTTGTTGAATGACGTTGAAGTGAGTGACACATTTAAACAACAAATGGCAACTTTACAGTCACAAGCCAAAACAGTCGTCTTTGTTGGCCAAGGTCACCAAATTATTGGCCTAATCGCCATTCAAGATGCTCCCAAGCCGACTTCAAAGGATGCCATCTCAGCGCTCAAATCACAAGGGCTAAAGACAGTCATGCTGACTGGTGACAATCAGGCAGTTTCACAGGCAATCGCCAGCCAAGTTGGCATTGATCAAGTCGTTGCCGACGTGCTGCCAGCCGACAAGGCCGACCAGGTCAAGCAATTTCAAAGCGCCGGCAAAGTGGCGTTTGTCGGTGACGGTATTAACGATGCTCCAGCCTTGAGCACCGCTGACGTCGGCATTGCCATGGGATCCGGAACCGATATCGCTATTGAGTCCGGTGGAATTGTCTTAGTTAAAAATGATCTCCGCGACGTTTACAAGGCATTGGAACTTAGCAAGAAGACATTTAACCGGATCAAGTTGAACCTATTCTGGGCATTTGTCTATAACGTATTGGGAATTCCAGTTGCTGCTGGAGTATTCTACTTTATCGGAATGACCTTGAGTCCCGAATTGGCTGGTTTGGCAATGGCCTTGAGTTCCCTGTCAGTCGTTACCAGTTCAGTATTGCTCAATCGAACCAAAATTACGCCTAGTGCACAAGTGGCATAA
- a CDS encoding M48 family metalloprotease yields MDTINQQVQQNRRRTWSVMAFFVVLIAVIGFLIGLVFAVATQDESIDWLIPTYTMVGFLIGAAIYSFFVYMSVTNILMKSANAHQLQESDDPELFNIVSDLVMVAHIPMPAIYLTDDPSPNAFATGRDPQHAAVAVTKGLREMMNREELEGVLAHEISHIKNYDIRVSSITVALTTFIAGAGTVLIVSGISLIRGGRWFSWFGSDSDDDAKSSWAIAVGILVFGLIMWLGGWIIRAVGVPVAQILQFSVSRERESLADVSGVNLTRDPQGLINALTLLKNDTTPTNNPTAKSAALYINEPVTRQGKTPFLAKMFDTHPPLDERIARLKRLLGEQ; encoded by the coding sequence ATGGATACCATAAATCAGCAAGTTCAGCAGAATCGACGACGAACCTGGTCAGTCATGGCTTTCTTTGTTGTTTTAATTGCCGTTATTGGCTTTCTAATTGGGTTGGTGTTTGCGGTTGCCACCCAAGATGAAAGTATTGATTGGCTGATTCCGACTTACACGATGGTTGGCTTTCTCATTGGGGCGGCCATCTATTCGTTCTTTGTCTACATGAGTGTGACCAACATTTTGATGAAATCTGCCAATGCGCATCAACTCCAAGAATCAGACGACCCGGAATTGTTTAACATTGTCAGTGACTTGGTGATGGTTGCCCATATCCCAATGCCGGCAATCTATTTGACGGATGATCCTTCTCCAAATGCCTTTGCAACCGGAAGAGATCCGCAACACGCTGCGGTTGCGGTTACTAAAGGTTTGCGGGAAATGATGAACCGTGAAGAGTTGGAAGGGGTTTTGGCGCACGAAATCTCGCATATCAAAAACTACGATATCCGAGTATCATCGATTACCGTTGCCTTAACCACGTTTATTGCCGGGGCCGGGACAGTTCTGATTGTTTCCGGAATCAGCTTAATCAGAGGTGGCCGTTGGTTCAGCTGGTTCGGCAGTGACAGCGACGATGACGCCAAATCCAGTTGGGCAATTGCGGTTGGAATTTTAGTTTTTGGACTCATCATGTGGCTCGGCGGCTGGATCATCCGCGCAGTCGGAGTGCCAGTTGCCCAAATCCTCCAGTTCTCTGTTTCACGTGAACGGGAATCATTGGCCGATGTTTCCGGGGTTAATTTGACCCGGGATCCGCAAGGCTTAATTAATGCATTAACCTTGTTAAAAAATGACACCACACCAACCAACAATCCGACTGCCAAGAGTGCCGCGCTTTATATTAATGAGCCGGTCACCCGGCAAGGAAAAACACCTTTTTTGGCCAAGATGTTTGATACCCATCCACCGTTGGATGAGCGGATTGCCAGGCTTAAACGACTGCTGGGTGAACAATAA
- a CDS encoding LemA family protein, with protein sequence MGLLITGIIIIVLIVIVVALYNGLVSQRNLVDEAASQIDVQLQRRGDLLPNLLETVKGYAKHEQETFEKVTAMRSQIQDPNASLGDKVKADNELTGALNHLFAVSENYPELKANQNFLALQEELTNTENKIAFSRQNYNSNVMAYNNKLQTFPSNLVAKFGTFPARSYLEVPEQSKEVPQMKF encoded by the coding sequence ATGGGACTATTAATTACTGGAATTATCATCATCGTTCTAATCGTGATCGTTGTCGCCTTATACAACGGCCTGGTTAGCCAACGGAACCTGGTTGACGAAGCTGCCAGCCAGATTGACGTTCAGCTTCAGCGACGGGGAGACTTGCTGCCCAACTTGCTGGAAACCGTTAAAGGTTATGCCAAGCACGAACAGGAAACCTTTGAAAAAGTGACCGCGATGAGATCACAAATTCAAGACCCCAACGCCAGTCTGGGCGATAAGGTTAAAGCCGATAATGAGTTAACCGGGGCGTTGAATCATTTGTTTGCGGTTTCCGAAAACTATCCCGAATTAAAGGCAAACCAAAATTTCTTGGCATTGCAGGAAGAACTGACCAATACCGAGAATAAGATTGCCTTTTCACGGCAGAATTACAATAGTAACGTCATGGCATATAATAACAAACTGCAAACCTTCCCAAGTAATTTGGTTGCCAAATTCGGAACCTTCCCAGCTCGTTCTTATCTGGAAGTTCCTGAACAGTCCAAAGAAGTACCACAAATGAAATTTTAA
- a CDS encoding amidohydrolase: protein MVETAPVTDELDRYMIEQFKQFHRHPELCDQEKWTTAKIADELHQMAIPILNFPIQSGLVAQIGPGNGPTIALRADIDALPLQEETDLPYKSEISGAAHACGHDFHIAALLGAAKLLKERESQLSGNVRLIFEPGEERHVGAREMIHAGILKDVLAISGIHNMPTIPVGTVGMKIGKLMASNDNFDVTITGVGSHAAMPQTGRDPIVAVANTIMTLQTIVSRNISPSDRLVLTVGAIRGGHVNNVIPESAGFKGTIRTFSEADRKLAKQRFYEIVNATASAYDQTATITWDQGPAPVDNSEAITNLIANQASQFMKVTDAIPSNADDDFAEYEQLIPGCYAFMGSKGQANLHHPDFIANPEGLKYAAKFHEQAALALLAHFNQKDKVE, encoded by the coding sequence ATGGTTGAAACAGCGCCCGTTACAGACGAACTCGATCGCTATATGATCGAGCAATTTAAACAATTTCATCGCCACCCCGAACTTTGTGATCAAGAGAAATGGACAACGGCCAAGATTGCCGATGAGCTGCATCAAATGGCCATTCCAATCCTGAATTTTCCCATTCAAAGCGGCCTTGTCGCCCAAATTGGCCCAGGTAATGGTCCAACAATTGCGTTGCGTGCAGATATTGATGCACTACCGCTCCAAGAAGAAACTGATTTACCTTACAAATCAGAAATCTCCGGCGCAGCGCATGCTTGCGGACATGATTTTCATATTGCGGCACTCTTAGGGGCAGCGAAGTTACTAAAAGAACGAGAATCGCAGTTATCCGGCAATGTCCGCTTAATCTTTGAACCCGGCGAAGAACGCCACGTTGGCGCACGGGAAATGATTCATGCGGGGATCCTTAAAGATGTCCTGGCAATCTCTGGAATCCACAACATGCCAACCATTCCAGTGGGGACCGTTGGCATGAAAATCGGCAAGTTGATGGCCTCCAACGACAATTTTGACGTGACCATCACCGGAGTTGGCTCCCATGCCGCAATGCCGCAAACCGGCCGTGACCCAATCGTTGCCGTTGCAAATACGATTATGACCCTGCAGACGATTGTCAGCCGAAACATCTCGCCTTCTGATCGGCTAGTCCTAACAGTTGGTGCCATTCGCGGCGGCCATGTCAACAATGTCATTCCGGAAAGTGCCGGCTTTAAAGGAACCATCCGGACTTTTTCCGAAGCCGACCGCAAACTTGCCAAACAGCGGTTTTACGAGATTGTGAATGCCACTGCCAGCGCTTATGACCAAACAGCAACCATTACATGGGATCAGGGACCCGCTCCTGTGGACAACAGTGAAGCAATCACAAACCTCATCGCAAACCAGGCAAGCCAATTCATGAAAGTCACTGATGCCATCCCTTCCAACGCCGATGATGATTTTGCCGAGTATGAGCAATTAATTCCCGGCTGTTACGCATTCATGGGCAGCAAGGGCCAGGCTAACTTACATCACCCGGACTTTATTGCCAACCCCGAAGGCCTCAAATACGCAGCGAAGTTCCACGAGCAGGCTGCATTGGCACTGTTAGCTCATTTTAATCAGAAAGATAAGGTGGAATAG